A single region of the Anomaloglossus baeobatrachus isolate aAnoBae1 chromosome 2, aAnoBae1.hap1, whole genome shotgun sequence genome encodes:
- the SPICE1 gene encoding spindle and centriole-associated protein 1 isoform X1: MSGRCPRPLSGWSGVKKSAGSRKKTLVRQAWDSSIQDLGVHRATPEELVQRHEIHKSRNHSLAQWELRKKSLRKEWRRQNGGTPDPLEDRRLALMMEILSDQYQMKDVLERSDRAMAVVKDLFGDAPRRHTGFPHVTMAPSCDLETSCGPITLKKDPPTRLSILSESIMDPQALNEVEEMRPEDSDDEDAEVSFSFQPGLDTEKVRRILTEESSHLTSDQWSGDNVQDPFITPKGADHPPKNHIALNATAAVNKVKTRLTEEEPQEAETSIVIGRILNPQPPNQRKLQRKGKKTRPPPGPPAPAAHEPSSLDVLKQMIQEVERELETYEQESGRAVPSAPQSQGLTGFTLSLVSAIRRLVSYLKESDRQLRQESVERQRLKDELTEQRLLIDALTAEILAMKDGGSASPSSHWPVSDQSPTTGEATIRRPAPVQEQTKASTNDASAHPLTAHPLSAHPLSAHPLSAHPLSAPGFHHGAERGDSAAPHPEYGVSSTKQVPTSHGDAGSLLDFEPAIMLSPPRQRTWAETGDQKSLLLSDHEVFSSSDAPYIRRRISPSRGQDFPRGDALVGHPHTEHQVPVRERTSAPLTNDHDIASRMAELTCQNNALKAQLAQFSGRTDSVDASHVAAQNKQEAPSAHGAGTLEMRIAELNRQSAAARDKLLQLIEQQKQSLVVSPAISPITPQAESGRRALLIDAAPPMPHFTDSSPENTLSIGSGRRSGASQRSSSSVTGSSRGGRAASDASWMKVGKDKEEGWFALSAHVS; this comes from the exons ATGTCTGGACGTTGCCCTCGTCCTCTTAGCGGTTGGTCAGGAGTCAAGAAATCAGCGGGAAGCAGGAAGAAGACCCTTGTGCGCCAGGCGTGGGAC AGCTCCATACAAGATCTGGGCGTCCATCGTGCGACCCCCGAGGAGCTG GTTCAGCGTCATGAGATCCACAAGTCCAGAAATCACAGCCTGGCCCAATGGGAGCTGAGAAAGAAATCCTTAAGGAAAGAGTGGAGAAGACAGAACGGGGGCACCCCGGACCCCCTGGAGGACAGACGCCTGGCGCTGATGATGGAG ATTCTCTCGGATCAGTACCAGATGAAGGACGTCCTGGAGCGCTCGGACAGGGCCATGGCTGTGGTGAAGGATCTGTTTGGAGACGCCCCCCGCAGACACACCG GCTTCCCACATGTCACCATGGCTCCATCTTGTGACCTGGAAACTTCATGTGGACCCATAACACTGAAGAAGGACCCCCCTACCCGCCTGTCCATCCTCAGCGAGAGCATCATGGACCCTCAG GCTCTGAATGAGGTGGAGGAGATGCGGCCTGAGGACAGTGATGATGAAGATGCGGAGGTGTCCTTCAGCTTCCAGCCCGGCCTAGACACAGAGAA GGTTCGCCGGATATTGACTGAAGAGAGTTCTCATCTCACATCTGATCAGTGGTCCGGAGATAACGTGCAGGACCCCTTTATAACGCCCAAAGGGGCCGACCACCCCCCAAAGAACCATATAG CATTAAACGCCACCGCCGCGGTGAACAAGGTGAAGACGCGACTGACGGAGGAAGAACCGCAGGAAGCGGAAACCAGCATCGTCATCGGCCGCATATTAAACCCACAGCCTCCGAACCAGCGAAAGCTGCAGAGAAAAG GAAAGAAGACGAGACCACCCCCCGGCCCGCCGGCCCCCGCCGCACACGAGCCGTCCAGCCTGGACGTCCTGAAGCAGATGATCCAGGAGGTGGAGCGGGAGCTGGAGACCTACGAGCAGGAGAGCGGCCGGGCTGTGCCCTCCGCGCCGCAGTCTCAGGGGCTGACGGGCTTCACCCTGTCCCTCGTCAGCGCCATACGGCGACTGGTGTCCTACCTGAAGGAG AGCGACCGGCAGCTGCGCCAGGAGTCAGTGGAGCGGCAGCGGCTGAAGGACGAGCTGACGGAACAGCGGCTGCTGATAGACGCTCTGACCGCAGAGATTCTCGCCATGAAGGACGGCGGCTCCGCGTCCCCG AGCAGTCACTGGCCCGTGTCTGACCAGTCACCGACTACTGGGGAGGCTACGATCAGACGTCCTGCGCCCGTCCAAGAGCAGACGAAAGCCTCAACCAACGACGCCTCTGCCCACCCGCTGACGGCCCACCCGCTGTCGGCCCACCCGCTGTCGGCCCACCCGCTGTCGGCCCACCCGCTGTCGGCACCCG GTTTCCACCATGGAGCGGAGCGTGGAGACTCAGCGGCGCCCCACCCTGAGTATGGCGTGTCCAGCACTAAGCAGGTGCCCACATCACATGGGGACGCGGGGTCTCTGCTGGATTTTGAGCCCGCCATCATGTTATCTCCTCCCAGACAGAGGACGTGGGCGGAAACCGGGGACCAGAAATCAC TGCTTCTCAGTGACCATGAAGTCTTCTCGTCTTCTGATGCTCCTTACATACGGAGGAGGATTTCACCGTCTCGTGGTCAGGATTTTCCTCGGGGAGATGCACTCGTCGGTCACCCCCATACTGAGCACCAGGTGCCGGTGAGAGAGAGAACGAGCGCCCCCCTGACCAATGATCACGATATTGCGTCCCGGATGGCCGAGCTCACCTGTCAGAATAATGCTCTGAAGGCTCAGCTGGCGCAGTTCAGCGGCCGGACGGACAGTGTGGACGCTTCACATGTGGCGGCACAAAATAAG CAGGAGGCGCCGTCTGCACACGGTGCGGGGACTCTGGAGATGAGGATCGCAGAGCTGAACCGGCAGAGCGCAGCAGCGCGGGATAAACTGCTGCAACTGATTGAGCAGCAGAAGCAGAGCCTGGTGGTGTCGCCCGCCATCTCCCCCATCACCCCGCAGGCGGAGTCAG GAAGGAGAGCGCTGCTGATAGACGCTGCCCCGCCAATGCCGCACTTCACCGATTCTTCTCCAGAGAATACACTGTCTATAGGCAGCGGGCGCAG ATCTGGCGCCTCCCAGAGATCCAGCTCATCCGTGACCGGCTCGTCCAGAGGAGGGAGGGCAGCGTCCGACGCCTCCTGGA
- the SPICE1 gene encoding spindle and centriole-associated protein 1 isoform X2 — MSGRCPRPLSGWSGVKKSAGSRKKTLVRQAWDSSIQDLGVHRATPEELVQRHEIHKSRNHSLAQWELRKKSLRKEWRRQNGGTPDPLEDRRLALMMEILSDQYQMKDVLERSDRAMAVVKDLFGDAPRRHTGFPHVTMAPSCDLETSCGPITLKKDPPTRLSILSESIMDPQALNEVEEMRPEDSDDEDAEVSFSFQPGLDTEKVRRILTEESSHLTSDQWSGDNVQDPFITPKGADHPPKNHIALNATAAVNKVKTRLTEEEPQEAETSIVIGRILNPQPPNQRKLQRKGKKTRPPPGPPAPAAHEPSSLDVLKQMIQEVERELETYEQESGRAVPSAPQSQGLTGFTLSLVSAIRRLVSYLKESDRQLRQESVERQRLKDELTEQRLLIDALTAEILAMKDGGSASPSSHWPVSDQSPTTGEATIRRPAPVQEQTKASTNDASAHPLTAHPLSAHPLSAHPLSAHPLSAPGFHHGAERGDSAAPHPEYGVSSTKQVPTSHGDAGSLLDFEPAIMLSPPRQRTWAETGDQKSLLLSDHEVFSSSDAPYIRRRISPSRGQDFPRGDALVGHPHTEHQVPVRERTSAPLTNDHDIASRMAELTCQNNALKAQLAQFSGRTDSVDASHVAAQNKEAPSAHGAGTLEMRIAELNRQSAAARDKLLQLIEQQKQSLVVSPAISPITPQAESGRRALLIDAAPPMPHFTDSSPENTLSIGSGRRSGASQRSSSSVTGSSRGGRAASDASWMKVGKDKEEGWFALSAHVS; from the exons ATGTCTGGACGTTGCCCTCGTCCTCTTAGCGGTTGGTCAGGAGTCAAGAAATCAGCGGGAAGCAGGAAGAAGACCCTTGTGCGCCAGGCGTGGGAC AGCTCCATACAAGATCTGGGCGTCCATCGTGCGACCCCCGAGGAGCTG GTTCAGCGTCATGAGATCCACAAGTCCAGAAATCACAGCCTGGCCCAATGGGAGCTGAGAAAGAAATCCTTAAGGAAAGAGTGGAGAAGACAGAACGGGGGCACCCCGGACCCCCTGGAGGACAGACGCCTGGCGCTGATGATGGAG ATTCTCTCGGATCAGTACCAGATGAAGGACGTCCTGGAGCGCTCGGACAGGGCCATGGCTGTGGTGAAGGATCTGTTTGGAGACGCCCCCCGCAGACACACCG GCTTCCCACATGTCACCATGGCTCCATCTTGTGACCTGGAAACTTCATGTGGACCCATAACACTGAAGAAGGACCCCCCTACCCGCCTGTCCATCCTCAGCGAGAGCATCATGGACCCTCAG GCTCTGAATGAGGTGGAGGAGATGCGGCCTGAGGACAGTGATGATGAAGATGCGGAGGTGTCCTTCAGCTTCCAGCCCGGCCTAGACACAGAGAA GGTTCGCCGGATATTGACTGAAGAGAGTTCTCATCTCACATCTGATCAGTGGTCCGGAGATAACGTGCAGGACCCCTTTATAACGCCCAAAGGGGCCGACCACCCCCCAAAGAACCATATAG CATTAAACGCCACCGCCGCGGTGAACAAGGTGAAGACGCGACTGACGGAGGAAGAACCGCAGGAAGCGGAAACCAGCATCGTCATCGGCCGCATATTAAACCCACAGCCTCCGAACCAGCGAAAGCTGCAGAGAAAAG GAAAGAAGACGAGACCACCCCCCGGCCCGCCGGCCCCCGCCGCACACGAGCCGTCCAGCCTGGACGTCCTGAAGCAGATGATCCAGGAGGTGGAGCGGGAGCTGGAGACCTACGAGCAGGAGAGCGGCCGGGCTGTGCCCTCCGCGCCGCAGTCTCAGGGGCTGACGGGCTTCACCCTGTCCCTCGTCAGCGCCATACGGCGACTGGTGTCCTACCTGAAGGAG AGCGACCGGCAGCTGCGCCAGGAGTCAGTGGAGCGGCAGCGGCTGAAGGACGAGCTGACGGAACAGCGGCTGCTGATAGACGCTCTGACCGCAGAGATTCTCGCCATGAAGGACGGCGGCTCCGCGTCCCCG AGCAGTCACTGGCCCGTGTCTGACCAGTCACCGACTACTGGGGAGGCTACGATCAGACGTCCTGCGCCCGTCCAAGAGCAGACGAAAGCCTCAACCAACGACGCCTCTGCCCACCCGCTGACGGCCCACCCGCTGTCGGCCCACCCGCTGTCGGCCCACCCGCTGTCGGCCCACCCGCTGTCGGCACCCG GTTTCCACCATGGAGCGGAGCGTGGAGACTCAGCGGCGCCCCACCCTGAGTATGGCGTGTCCAGCACTAAGCAGGTGCCCACATCACATGGGGACGCGGGGTCTCTGCTGGATTTTGAGCCCGCCATCATGTTATCTCCTCCCAGACAGAGGACGTGGGCGGAAACCGGGGACCAGAAATCAC TGCTTCTCAGTGACCATGAAGTCTTCTCGTCTTCTGATGCTCCTTACATACGGAGGAGGATTTCACCGTCTCGTGGTCAGGATTTTCCTCGGGGAGATGCACTCGTCGGTCACCCCCATACTGAGCACCAGGTGCCGGTGAGAGAGAGAACGAGCGCCCCCCTGACCAATGATCACGATATTGCGTCCCGGATGGCCGAGCTCACCTGTCAGAATAATGCTCTGAAGGCTCAGCTGGCGCAGTTCAGCGGCCGGACGGACAGTGTGGACGCTTCACATGTGGCGGCACAAAATAAG GAGGCGCCGTCTGCACACGGTGCGGGGACTCTGGAGATGAGGATCGCAGAGCTGAACCGGCAGAGCGCAGCAGCGCGGGATAAACTGCTGCAACTGATTGAGCAGCAGAAGCAGAGCCTGGTGGTGTCGCCCGCCATCTCCCCCATCACCCCGCAGGCGGAGTCAG GAAGGAGAGCGCTGCTGATAGACGCTGCCCCGCCAATGCCGCACTTCACCGATTCTTCTCCAGAGAATACACTGTCTATAGGCAGCGGGCGCAG ATCTGGCGCCTCCCAGAGATCCAGCTCATCCGTGACCGGCTCGTCCAGAGGAGGGAGGGCAGCGTCCGACGCCTCCTGGA
- the SPICE1 gene encoding spindle and centriole-associated protein 1 isoform X3, producing the protein MKSSIQDLGVHRATPEELVQRHEIHKSRNHSLAQWELRKKSLRKEWRRQNGGTPDPLEDRRLALMMEILSDQYQMKDVLERSDRAMAVVKDLFGDAPRRHTGFPHVTMAPSCDLETSCGPITLKKDPPTRLSILSESIMDPQALNEVEEMRPEDSDDEDAEVSFSFQPGLDTEKVRRILTEESSHLTSDQWSGDNVQDPFITPKGADHPPKNHIALNATAAVNKVKTRLTEEEPQEAETSIVIGRILNPQPPNQRKLQRKGKKTRPPPGPPAPAAHEPSSLDVLKQMIQEVERELETYEQESGRAVPSAPQSQGLTGFTLSLVSAIRRLVSYLKESDRQLRQESVERQRLKDELTEQRLLIDALTAEILAMKDGGSASPSSHWPVSDQSPTTGEATIRRPAPVQEQTKASTNDASAHPLTAHPLSAHPLSAHPLSAHPLSAPGFHHGAERGDSAAPHPEYGVSSTKQVPTSHGDAGSLLDFEPAIMLSPPRQRTWAETGDQKSLLLSDHEVFSSSDAPYIRRRISPSRGQDFPRGDALVGHPHTEHQVPVRERTSAPLTNDHDIASRMAELTCQNNALKAQLAQFSGRTDSVDASHVAAQNKQEAPSAHGAGTLEMRIAELNRQSAAARDKLLQLIEQQKQSLVVSPAISPITPQAESGRRALLIDAAPPMPHFTDSSPENTLSIGSGRRSGASQRSSSSVTGSSRGGRAASDASWMKVGKDKEEGWFALSAHVS; encoded by the exons ATGAAG AGCTCCATACAAGATCTGGGCGTCCATCGTGCGACCCCCGAGGAGCTG GTTCAGCGTCATGAGATCCACAAGTCCAGAAATCACAGCCTGGCCCAATGGGAGCTGAGAAAGAAATCCTTAAGGAAAGAGTGGAGAAGACAGAACGGGGGCACCCCGGACCCCCTGGAGGACAGACGCCTGGCGCTGATGATGGAG ATTCTCTCGGATCAGTACCAGATGAAGGACGTCCTGGAGCGCTCGGACAGGGCCATGGCTGTGGTGAAGGATCTGTTTGGAGACGCCCCCCGCAGACACACCG GCTTCCCACATGTCACCATGGCTCCATCTTGTGACCTGGAAACTTCATGTGGACCCATAACACTGAAGAAGGACCCCCCTACCCGCCTGTCCATCCTCAGCGAGAGCATCATGGACCCTCAG GCTCTGAATGAGGTGGAGGAGATGCGGCCTGAGGACAGTGATGATGAAGATGCGGAGGTGTCCTTCAGCTTCCAGCCCGGCCTAGACACAGAGAA GGTTCGCCGGATATTGACTGAAGAGAGTTCTCATCTCACATCTGATCAGTGGTCCGGAGATAACGTGCAGGACCCCTTTATAACGCCCAAAGGGGCCGACCACCCCCCAAAGAACCATATAG CATTAAACGCCACCGCCGCGGTGAACAAGGTGAAGACGCGACTGACGGAGGAAGAACCGCAGGAAGCGGAAACCAGCATCGTCATCGGCCGCATATTAAACCCACAGCCTCCGAACCAGCGAAAGCTGCAGAGAAAAG GAAAGAAGACGAGACCACCCCCCGGCCCGCCGGCCCCCGCCGCACACGAGCCGTCCAGCCTGGACGTCCTGAAGCAGATGATCCAGGAGGTGGAGCGGGAGCTGGAGACCTACGAGCAGGAGAGCGGCCGGGCTGTGCCCTCCGCGCCGCAGTCTCAGGGGCTGACGGGCTTCACCCTGTCCCTCGTCAGCGCCATACGGCGACTGGTGTCCTACCTGAAGGAG AGCGACCGGCAGCTGCGCCAGGAGTCAGTGGAGCGGCAGCGGCTGAAGGACGAGCTGACGGAACAGCGGCTGCTGATAGACGCTCTGACCGCAGAGATTCTCGCCATGAAGGACGGCGGCTCCGCGTCCCCG AGCAGTCACTGGCCCGTGTCTGACCAGTCACCGACTACTGGGGAGGCTACGATCAGACGTCCTGCGCCCGTCCAAGAGCAGACGAAAGCCTCAACCAACGACGCCTCTGCCCACCCGCTGACGGCCCACCCGCTGTCGGCCCACCCGCTGTCGGCCCACCCGCTGTCGGCCCACCCGCTGTCGGCACCCG GTTTCCACCATGGAGCGGAGCGTGGAGACTCAGCGGCGCCCCACCCTGAGTATGGCGTGTCCAGCACTAAGCAGGTGCCCACATCACATGGGGACGCGGGGTCTCTGCTGGATTTTGAGCCCGCCATCATGTTATCTCCTCCCAGACAGAGGACGTGGGCGGAAACCGGGGACCAGAAATCAC TGCTTCTCAGTGACCATGAAGTCTTCTCGTCTTCTGATGCTCCTTACATACGGAGGAGGATTTCACCGTCTCGTGGTCAGGATTTTCCTCGGGGAGATGCACTCGTCGGTCACCCCCATACTGAGCACCAGGTGCCGGTGAGAGAGAGAACGAGCGCCCCCCTGACCAATGATCACGATATTGCGTCCCGGATGGCCGAGCTCACCTGTCAGAATAATGCTCTGAAGGCTCAGCTGGCGCAGTTCAGCGGCCGGACGGACAGTGTGGACGCTTCACATGTGGCGGCACAAAATAAG CAGGAGGCGCCGTCTGCACACGGTGCGGGGACTCTGGAGATGAGGATCGCAGAGCTGAACCGGCAGAGCGCAGCAGCGCGGGATAAACTGCTGCAACTGATTGAGCAGCAGAAGCAGAGCCTGGTGGTGTCGCCCGCCATCTCCCCCATCACCCCGCAGGCGGAGTCAG GAAGGAGAGCGCTGCTGATAGACGCTGCCCCGCCAATGCCGCACTTCACCGATTCTTCTCCAGAGAATACACTGTCTATAGGCAGCGGGCGCAG ATCTGGCGCCTCCCAGAGATCCAGCTCATCCGTGACCGGCTCGTCCAGAGGAGGGAGGGCAGCGTCCGACGCCTCCTGGA